In a single window of the Drosophila subpulchrella strain 33 F10 #4 breed RU33 chromosome X, RU_Dsub_v1.1 Primary Assembly, whole genome shotgun sequence genome:
- the LOC119555999 gene encoding uncharacterized protein LOC119555999, which yields MSSYQLTFVLGIALLCALVGGTTQPASTRRPPVTTDRPTARPTARPTARPTARPTARSCPLFPEVCSRGSPKVCGRTPRGECQRFENICHLMLSNVLRLPEGVRHTRDIECRNVRGDGPAHRRPCFNPCPARPVVCKRSPPSQNICVRSRNGRQCKVLANTCQLRNQNCHSQPRNNWLRTDRRRCGQLQLGDKPQECIRVPVRTRPSTTRRPRSTPSPRSTTTTARSV from the exons ATGAGCAGCTATCAACTGACTTTCGTTTTGG GCATCGCCCTTCTGTGCGCCCTGGTGGGTGGCACCACCCAACCGGCGAGCACCCGTCGTCCGCCGGTGACCACCGATCGCCCCACCGCTCGTCCCACCGCTCGACCCACCGCTCGTCCCACCGCTCGACCCACCGCCAGGAGCTGCCCGCTCTTCCCGGAGGTCTGCTCCAGGGGCAGTCCCAAAGTGTGCGGCAGGACTCCGCGTGGCGAGTGCCAGCGCTTCGAGAACATCTGCCACCTGATGCTGTCCAACGTCCTCCGGCTGCCCGAGGGGGTGCGCCACACCCGCGACATCGAGTGCCGCAACGTGAGGGGCGACGGCCCCGCCCACCGACGCCCCTGCTTCAACCCCTGCCCCGCGCGCCCCGTCGTCTGCAAGAGGTCGCCGCCGAGCCAGAACATCTGCGTGAGGAGCCGGAACGGCCGGCAGTGCAAGGTGCTGGCCAACACCTGTCAGTTGCGCAACCAGAACTGCCACAGCCAGCCCAGGAACA ACTGGCTCCGCACCGACAGGAGGCGTTGTGGCCAGCTGCAGCTGGGCGACAAGCCGCAGGAGTGCATCCGGGTGCCAGTGCGAACCAGGCCCAGCACCACCCGCAGGCCACGATCCACCCCCTCGCCtcgcagcaccaccaccactgcCAGGTCGGTCTAA
- the LOC119557718 gene encoding uncharacterized protein LOC119557718 → MTKLSLCLLFVVLAIAATQADDDRRPCLGRCTGLSSGKSVCIRNKSSNLCTRLPACRLREKNCRRRDSGLEPIRETCITRCRNIPGSSGVGKCASKLRPRPQSQGKRTRECQRRLCVDDKQAGCWRDQQGACILQTRCEAQRRNCVRDQTNQWVRASQWSCKGNSVGGGVRRCRKRPIVIKD, encoded by the coding sequence ATGACCAAGCTCAGCCTGTGCCTCCTGTTCGTCGTCCTGGCGATCGCCGCCACCCAGGCGGACGACGACCGACGCCCCTGCCTCGGACGCTGCACAGGACTCTCCTCCGGGAAGAGCGTGTGCATCCGCAACAAGTCGAGCAACTTGTGCACCCGCCTGCCGGCCTGCCGCCTGAGGGAGAAGAACTGCCGTCGCCGGGACAGTGGGCTGGAGCCCATCCGGGAGACCTGCATCACCCGCTGCCGGAACATCCCCGGCTCCAGCGGCGTGGGCAAGTGCGCCTCCAAGCTGCGTCCGCGTCCCCAGAGCCAGGGAAAGCGCACCCGGGAGTGCCAGAGGAGGCTCTGCGTGGACGACAAGCAGGCCGGCTGCTGGAGGGACCAGCAGGGCGCCTGTATCCTGCAGACCCGCTGCGAGGCCCAGCGGAGGAACTGCGTCCGTGACCAGACCAACCAGTGGGTGCGGGCCAGCCAGTGGAGCTGCAAGGGCAACTCAGTGGGAGGCGGCGTCCGTCGCTGCCGCAAGAGGCCCATCGTCATCAAGGATTGA